The genome window TTGTCGTTCCTCGGTTCCGAGCGCGACCATCGCGCCCTACCGAGGCAAGCCCGGCTGGGACCGGGCGACGTGGACACCAATGCTTCGTCGGCGGGTGAAGTCCAGCGGTCGGGACGCGTTGGATCAGGATTGCGACGAAGTACGATTTGCGAAGATTCCGATCGCGCGGCCGAGGACCGAAGCGTCCTCAGCCAGCGCACCCGCCGCCGTTACTTCGCCCCGCTCTTGCGCCGCAACCGCCTTCTCCAGAACCTCTGTCATCACGACGTATAGAGTTCGAAATGGCTCGCGTTGGAGGTCGGGCGGCGTCGTCATGCCGACACTCATGCTTCGTTCGCTAAAGAACTCAAGTCATTAAAACACAGCCCAAAAAGCCGGATTCTGACGAAACATCTGGATACTACTATCTGATCTTTATAACTTTTCTTCCTTAGGGCGACCTTGCGCCAGCCTCGCCGGCATGCTGTGATCCGTGTGTCGCCGCTGCGAACTGCAGCCGACGCAAAGCTCGGTCCCAGTCCGACCAGAGCGACGCGAGGCGATCCACTCTGTTTCAAAAAAATCGGCTTCGGCCGAACAGGAGGCATCATGCCCGTTGCTGCACCCCGCGTACGAGTCCGTACGCCCTCATCACCGTCCGCGATGCAACGACACACTATCGTCTATCGCAGTCCCAATGACATCGTATTGGGAGATCGTCGCCTCCAGAACCACTCTCAGCGTCAACTGAGGGCTTTGGTCAAAACCATCGATCGTTTCGGGTTTCCCGTGCCGGTCATCCTCGATCGAAACGGTGTTCTGGTCTGTGGCCACGCGCGCGTTACCGCGGCCAAGAGCCTAGGCTTGACCGAAATTCCGACGATCAGCGTCGCGCATCTGACCGATGAAGAGGTGCGCGCTTTCGCAATCGCTGAAAATAAACTTGCCAAGATGTCGGACTGGAACCGAAAGGCGGTCAAGGCGGAATTCGAGTTTCTCACCAGCTTTGAAATCAACTTCGACACCGAGCTCACGGGCTTCGAAATGCCAGAAATCGAACTCCTTTTGGCGGGGGACGAAGATCAGGCGGAAAATGACGCTGATGACAATGCCATTCTGGCCCAAGCCATTGCTGTCTCCCAAATTGGGGACGTCTGGGAAAGTTCCGACGACAGGTTGAGCATCATCTGCGGCAACAGCCGCTCTGCCGCGACCTATAACAACCTTCTTCAAGGACGTTTGGCTGACCTCGTCGTGACGGACGCCCCCTACAATTGTTCGATTACGAAGTTTGCGGGGGGCGGGGGCAAGGCCCCGCGCAGGGAATTTCACGAAGCCTCGGGTGAGATGACCGATGAGGAATTTCGGCAGTTCC of Brevundimonas subvibrioides contains these proteins:
- a CDS encoding site-specific DNA-methyltransferase, with the translated sequence MPVAAPRVRVRTPSSPSAMQRHTIVYRSPNDIVLGDRRLQNHSQRQLRALVKTIDRFGFPVPVILDRNGVLVCGHARVTAAKSLGLTEIPTISVAHLTDEEVRAFAIAENKLAKMSDWNRKAVKAEFEFLTSFEINFDTELTGFEMPEIELLLAGDEDQAENDADDNAILAQAIAVSQIGDVWESSDDRLSIICGNSRSAATYNNLLQGRLADLVVTDAPYNCSITKFAGGGGKAPRREFHEASGEMTDEEFRQFLSDQMTLCSEFSRDGSLHYGFMDWRNVSHVIDVGRTVFGTFVNLGVWRKTTGGMGGLYRSAHELCPIFKKGDTPHINNVQLGRFGRNRSNVWTHQGANTFRRGRDADLEAHPTVKPVELIKDIIKDASNLNDLVLDVFLGSGTTLLAAHRTGRRGAGIEIDPLYVDVAIRRIQKATGVKFVHRDTRQRFEDRAAELGA